Proteins encoded together in one Quercus lobata isolate SW786 chromosome 3, ValleyOak3.0 Primary Assembly, whole genome shotgun sequence window:
- the LOC115981095 gene encoding acylsugar acyltransferase 3-like gives MPLKIHGMLSRTGSIKEREITGLKIMQPEIISRETIKPSSPTPPHLRTHSFSLFDQRSPYLYVPIVYFYPKCCSDTSSQLKNSLSKTLSFYYPFAGRVRERVSIDCNDEGVVFLEARIKCMLSGILENPKAETINLLFPDDLQWKDSKLRSLVAVQISYFDCGGMAIGVCLSHKVGDAATMASFINDWATMTRNPDRKLSPEFNLASMFPQGDLPILPEAVTKEGSSFSKRFVFDASKIAALKAIVGDKVKNPTRVEVVTALIYKCAISASRSSSGSTKPTLLLQTINMRKRVEPPLPENSMGNVASLFAVLTMEGESDIELHGLVGQIKESMANFCNTYAKKFRGEEWLSTIKENLKESRKLFIGGNQVVYTSSSWCHFPLYDADFGWGKPIWVTVARCAINGAILLMDTRSGNGVEVFVTLEEQDMAVFERDAELLEFASSNPSALDLI, from the exons atGCCATTGAAGATTCATGGAATGCTTTCTAGAACCGGAAGCATAAAAGAG AGGGAAATTACAG gtctgaAAATCATGCAGCCTGAAATTATATCAAGGGAAACCATCAAACCCTCTTCTCCAACCCCGCCTCACCTCAGAACTCACAGCTTCTCTTTGTTTGATCAGCGCTCTCCTTATCTTTATGTTCCAATAGTTTATTTCTACCCAAAGTGTTGCTCTGATACATCAAGTCAGCTTAAGAATTCCCTATCTAAAACTCTTTCTTTTTACTACCCATTTGCCGGtagagttagagagagagtttcTATTGACTGTAACGATGAAGGAGTGGTGTTTTTAGAAGCTCGAATCAAATGTATGCTATCTGGAATCCTCGAGAACCCAAAAGCTGAGACAATAAACCTGTTATTTCCAGATGATTTGCAGTGGAAAGATTCAAAGTTGAGAAGCTTAGTGGCTGTCCAGATAAGCTACTTTGACTGTGGAGGTATGGCCATTGGTGTGTGCTTGTCACACAAGGTTGGAGACGCAGCCACAATGGCCTCGTTCATCAATGATTGGGCCACTATGACTCGTAACCCAGATAGAAAATTGTCTCCTGAGTTCAACTTGGCTTCTATGTTCCCACAAGGTGATCTACCAATTCTACCAGAAGCTGTTACTAAAGAAGGAAGCAGTTTCTCCAAAAGGTTCGTATTTGATGCCTCTAAGATAGCTGCCCTTAAGGCCATAGTTGGGGACAAAGTGAAAAATCCCACACGTGTTGAAGTTGTGACTGCACTTATTTATAAATGTGCAATTTCTGCATCTAGATCAAGTTCTGGTTCCACAAAACCAACCCTGTTACTCCAAACAATTAACATGCGTAAAAGGGTGGAACCACCTTTGCCGGAAAATAGTATGGGAAACGTGGCTTCCCTTTTTGCAGTATTAACAATGGAGGGGGAGAGTGATATAGAGTTGCATGGTTTGGTGGGTCAAATTAAAGAAAGCATGGCAAATTTTTGCAACACTTATGCGAAAAAGTTTAGGGGGGAAGAATGGTTGTCAACCATAAAAGAGAATTTGAAAGAGTCAAGAAAGTTATTCATTGGTGGTAATCAAGTTGTATATACAAGTAGCAGTTGGTGTCATTTTCCATTATATGATGCGGATTTTGGGTGGGGAAAGCCAATATGGGTGACTGTTGCTAGGTGTGCGATCAATGGTGCTATCCTCTTGATGGATACAAGAAGTGGGAATGGGGTTGAAGTATTTGTCACTTTGGAAGAGCAAGACATGGCTGTATTTGAGCGTGATGCAGAGCTTCTTGAATTTGCTTCTTCTAATCCGAGTGCTTTGGACTTGATTTGA